A region from the Sphaerodactylus townsendi isolate TG3544 linkage group LG01, MPM_Stown_v2.3, whole genome shotgun sequence genome encodes:
- the LOC125437632 gene encoding leucine-rich repeat extensin-like protein 3 gives MEGSLSSAPGVLQQCLEAVADWLRASQLNLNPMKTEVLWLGYGEHQVDFCQPTLDGEALHLASAVKSLGVTLDPALLLKAQVAQTARIAFHHLCQPPTPPPPHPPPPPPPPPPTPPPPHPPPPPPPPPPTPPPPHPPPPPPPPPPTPPPPHPPPPPPPPPPTPPPPHPPPPPPPPPPTPPPPHPPPPPPPPPPTPPPPHPPPPPPPPPPTPPPPHPPPPPPPPPPTPPPPHPPPPPPPPPPTPPPPHPPPPPPPPPPTPPPPHPPPPPPPPPPTPPPPHPPPPPPPPPPTPPPPHPPPPPPPPPPTPPPPHPPPPPPPPPPTPPPPHPPPPPPPPPTTPPPPHPPPPPPPPRHTPPPPPPPTPPPSHSYLSTQASFPEDSKLAPGQRE, from the exons atggagggcagCCTGTCATCGGCCCCTGGAGTACTCCAGCAATGTTTGGAAGCCGTTGCTGATTGGTTGAGAGCGAGCCAACTGAATTTAAATCCTATGAAGACAGAGGTGCTGTGGTTGGGTTACGGAGAACATCAGGTGGACTTTTGTCAGCCTACACTGGATGGCGAGGCATTGCACTTAGCCTCGGccgtcaaaagcctgggtgtcaCCCTGGACCCGGCACTATTGCTCAAGGCCCAGGTGGCTCAAACGGCTCGGATAGCATTTCATCACCTTTGTCAG ccccccacccccccccccccccacccccccccccccccacccccccccccccccacccccccccccccccacccccccccccccccacccccccccccccccacccccccccccccccacccccccccccccccacccccccccccccccacccccccccccccccacccccccccccccccacccccccccccccccacccccccccccccccacccccccccccccccacccccccccccccccacccccccccccccccacccccccccccccccacccccccccccccccacccccccccccccccacccccccccccccccacccccccccccccccacccccccccccccccacccccccccccccccacccccccccccccccacccccccccccccccacccccccccccccccacccccccccccccccacccccccccccccccacccccccccccccccacccccccccccccccacccccccccccccccacccccccccccccccacccccccccccccccacccccccccccccccacccccccccccccccacccccccccccccccacccccccccccccccacccccccccccccccacccccccccccccccacccccccccccccccacccccccccccccccacccccccccccccccacccccccccccccccacccccccccccccccaccccccccccccaccacccccccccccccccacccccccccccccccaccccccccccgccacacccccccccccccccccccccccacccccccc